In Actinomyces sp. zg-332, the following proteins share a genomic window:
- the dprA gene encoding DNA-processing protein DprA, with translation MYSEKDLLWISLSICNSYSTLPLTQALIKNCGIEDTLKMIKEYDSTSLLLPNSVYDSSYSKRFNNTYLHRSFGYLKEILSVKSVEQILNQCEKLKVKVITSESDFWPRQLEFLELEKPLALWCRGDNLELLPKNNMISVVGSRKCSIYGRNTAIDFSYDLAEKNFTIVSGGAYGIDIYSHIGALNSTGNTISVLAGGVDRLYPSSNISVFNSILENGLIISENPIGVRPAKWKFLERNRIIAALSKVVLVVEAPEKSGSLNTASYAVEYGKNLGVIPGNIDSSFCAGSNALLKQGAYPITCVNDVLELMGEKYVQEELFEHAENENTVAQKRILSSLYKTKSKTLEELFLECELDVKQMLKTLSFLETKGKCLRKNNGWVLL, from the coding sequence ATGTATTCAGAAAAAGACTTACTTTGGATTAGTTTATCTATATGCAATAGTTATAGTACTTTACCTTTAACTCAAGCTTTAATAAAAAACTGTGGCATAGAAGACACATTAAAAATGATAAAAGAATATGATTCAACATCGTTGTTACTTCCAAATAGTGTTTATGACAGTTCTTATAGTAAAAGATTTAATAATACATATTTGCATAGAAGTTTTGGGTATTTAAAAGAAATACTAAGCGTAAAAAGTGTTGAGCAAATTCTTAATCAGTGTGAGAAATTAAAAGTTAAAGTCATAACGTCTGAGAGTGATTTTTGGCCTAGACAACTTGAATTTTTGGAGCTTGAAAAACCGTTGGCGTTATGGTGTCGTGGAGATAACTTAGAACTTTTGCCTAAAAATAATATGATTTCGGTTGTTGGCTCAAGAAAATGTTCAATCTATGGTAGAAATACTGCTATTGATTTTTCTTATGATTTGGCTGAGAAGAATTTTACTATAGTATCTGGTGGGGCTTATGGTATAGATATTTATTCTCATATAGGAGCGTTAAATTCTACTGGTAACACTATAAGTGTTTTAGCTGGTGGGGTAGATAGACTTTATCCTTCTTCTAATATTTCAGTTTTCAACTCTATATTAGAAAACGGGCTTATAATTAGTGAAAATCCGATAGGTGTTAGACCAGCGAAATGGAAATTTTTGGAAAGAAATAGGATAATTGCTGCTTTATCAAAAGTAGTGCTAGTTGTTGAGGCACCGGAAAAATCTGGTTCACTAAATACAGCTAGCTATGCCGTTGAGTATGGAAAAAATTTAGGAGTTATACCAGGGAACATAGATTCTAGTTTTTGTGCAGGAAGTAATGCTCTTCTAAAACAAGGAGCTTACCCTATTACTTGTGTAAACGATGTGCTAGAACTAATGGGAGAAAAGTACGTTCAAGAAGAGCTGTTTGAACACGCTGAGAATGAAAATACGGTTGCTCAAAAACGTATACTTTCCAGTCTTTATAAAACTAAATCTAAGACACTTGAAGAACTATTTTTAGAATGCGAATTAGATGTTAAACAAATGTTGAAAACACTTTCTTTTCTTGAGACTAAAGGTAAATGTTTACGCAAAAATAATGGATGGGTTTTGCTATAA
- a CDS encoding tyrosine recombinase XerC — MQNNSIDTLIEDYKVYLLKNEGLSDNTVKAYISDLKILFELLAIKEKQDLQTIDLYVLRGYLAEISNSVNKSSIARKNVAIKKFSSWALTKGYIEVDFASKIQIPKFENKLPEVIEENSLSLMLDTLKEKSKSTEGISEEKIFISNVRAWVILEIFYGSGIRISELVNIDLQDIDFSNSTLRVVGKGDKTRVVPMSKSSIEAVNYYLDKVYYKIVDSSSLENALFLGDRGKRINPRIVRKIVNENTLRYTGSKVSPHALRHSSATHMLSGGADLRVVQEMLGHASLQTTQRYTHVDTKRLKKVYKQAHPRA; from the coding sequence ATGCAAAATAACAGTATTGATACGCTCATTGAAGACTATAAAGTGTACTTACTTAAGAATGAAGGTTTGAGTGATAATACTGTTAAGGCTTATATTAGTGACTTGAAGATTCTTTTTGAATTACTAGCTATAAAAGAAAAACAAGATTTACAAACTATCGATTTGTATGTTTTGCGAGGTTATCTAGCTGAAATATCAAATAGCGTAAATAAATCATCAATTGCCCGGAAAAACGTTGCTATTAAAAAGTTTTCATCGTGGGCTTTAACAAAAGGATATATAGAAGTTGATTTTGCTAGTAAGATTCAAATACCTAAGTTTGAAAATAAATTGCCTGAAGTAATAGAAGAAAACTCTCTATCTTTAATGCTGGATACTCTAAAAGAAAAATCTAAAAGTACTGAAGGGATTTCTGAGGAAAAAATATTTATATCTAATGTTAGAGCGTGGGTAATTTTGGAAATATTTTATGGAAGTGGAATACGTATTTCTGAGTTAGTAAATATAGATTTACAAGATATAGATTTTTCCAATAGTACGCTAAGAGTTGTAGGTAAAGGTGATAAAACTAGAGTAGTGCCAATGAGTAAATCAAGTATTGAGGCAGTAAATTACTACTTAGATAAAGTGTATTATAAAATTGTAGACTCTAGCTCCTTAGAGAATGCTTTATTTTTAGGTGATAGGGGTAAGAGGATTAATCCTAGAATAGTTAGGAAAATCGTAAACGAAAATACTCTGCGATATACGGGTAGTAAAGTTTCTCCTCACGCTTTGCGTCACTCTTCAGCGACTCATATGCTATCAGGTGGTGCAGATTTGCGTGTTGTACAAGAAATGTTAGGACACGCAAGTTTACAGACTACACAACGTTATACACACGTTGACACTAAGCGATTGAAAAAAGTCTATAAGCAAGCACACCCTAGAGCATAA
- a CDS encoding GNAT family N-acetyltransferase, with the protein MKLRLYSQLKHVHLLKAYSLNDVTHTDSPQSIISKTQSDNERYSVVITDNDESNIIGFFCLHIGSGPEEYGFYQKGYALVRGFSIDDRYKNQGYGSKALNDIFDFMDSNLDLKIDNVILAVNENNIFAQKAYKKSGFTVIKNNIEGKLGKLLIMEKSRA; encoded by the coding sequence ATGAAGTTACGTTTGTATAGTCAGCTAAAACACGTCCATCTCTTAAAAGCCTACTCTTTAAATGACGTTACACATACCGATTCTCCTCAGAGCATTATCAGTAAGACTCAGTCAGATAATGAAAGATATTCAGTTGTAATTACGGATAATGATGAAAGTAATATAATTGGATTCTTTTGCTTACATATAGGGTCAGGCCCAGAAGAATACGGTTTTTATCAAAAAGGTTATGCTTTAGTAAGAGGATTTTCAATTGACGACCGTTATAAAAATCAAGGATATGGTTCTAAAGCTTTAAATGATATTTTTGATTTTATGGACTCAAACTTGGATTTAAAGATAGATAACGTTATTTTGGCTGTTAACGAAAATAACATTTTTGCACAAAAAGCTTATAAAAAATCTGGGTTTACTGTAATTAAAAACAATATAGAAGGAAAACTAGGAAAATTACTTATCATGGAGAAAAGCAGAGCCTAA